A window of Nicotiana sylvestris chromosome 8, ASM39365v2, whole genome shotgun sequence genomic DNA:
CGCCATtctgtatggtggaatagatatcgGTCGCATATCTGGCAATACATCAATCccgaaatcaatctccctatctggcGGGATCCCTGGAAGTTCGTCCGGAAACATTTCAAGAAACTCATTCACGACTGGCACGGACTCGGGACAGACACTTCTGAAGTGGTGTCCACCACCCGGACCAAATGGTAGATACACCCCTTCCTAATCATCTTCGaagccttaaggtaggaaataaacctacctttcggcaccacaccatttcccttccactcaataaccggctcattagggaactcaagcctcatgactctcgttcggcagtcaagtttagcaaagcatgaataaagccagtccattcccataatcacatcaaaatccaccatttcaAGCTCAATAAGATCGGCCATAGTAGCACGACCACATACCATGACAACACAATTCCTATAAACTCGCGTGGTTGTAATAGAATCACCAACCGGAGTCGATACAGAGAACGGCTCATGAAGCAGTTCGGGTTCTACCCCAAAACTTGAAGCAATGAATGGGGTGACATAAGACAAAGAGGACCCCggatcaataagagcataacAATCAATGGCCTGAACAGACAAGATACCTGTAGCAACATCTGGGGAGGCCTCTGCACTCTGGCAACCACTCAAGGTGTAAAACCGGCTGGGTACACCTCTACCACGAGCTCCACCCCTAACTACACCGCGCCCTGCTGGGGCTGGAGGATGCACGGATGATGTGGCAGCTAAAGAACCGGATGACTGAGCAAATCCCCTATCCATGCCCTGACTGGGCGCACGGCAGTCCCGCTAAATATGACCTCTCAACATGCATCTATAACACACCggaatatccaaataacaagtctCGGAATGGAACCTCCCACACTTGGGGTATGAAGCCCTCCCATGCTGCTGTGATCTCCCTCCTGGACGATCGAAATGATAGGGTCTCCTACTGTCTGAACCTAATCTCAAGTGACTGCTCTGCTGATAACTGTGCACAGATGGCGGTGCGCTTGCTGAGGATTGGGCATATGACTGGGATGGCCCTGATGGCCCTCTCCCCGGAACTGGTCTCCTTGAGTGACCCGCTGATCGGGCCCTGCTGCTACTCTCCCTTTCTACCTGTATTTTTAAATTCCTAGCCTCTGTGGCCTGAGCGAACCCcacaatcttcccataattcatatctgaGTGTAAGGTCGCTGTAGTAGCCTCATTCACCACCAAAGGACTAAGACCCTGAACGAATCGCCGAACTCGAGCATCCATGGTCCACACTAACTGAGGAGCATACTTGGACAACCtcacaaactccatgtggtactcccaaacactcatactaccctgcttgaggacctcaaactCTGTGGCACGGGCCGCCATTGTCTCAGCAGGCAAGAAGTGGTCCATGAATGCATCTACAAACTCATCCCATCTAGCCGGAGGTCTTCCCTCCCAACGGGAATCCtcccacatctcgaaccacgaatATTGTGCTCCCCTCAACCTGTATGAATCCAACTCAACCCCTTCCATCTCTGTAGCCTTCATCACTTGAAGGGTCTTATATATTTCATCAAGGAAATCCTGCGGATCGTCCTCTGGATCTATGCCCGTGAACTCTGGAGGGGCCAACCGCAGAAACTAGTTGACTCTGGAGCTGGCAGAATCTCCCTGTCCGCTGGGGGATGCAGGGGCATCATGAGATCTCTGGTCCTGAGTGGCCACTAACTGGGTCAACATATGGATGGCTGCTCTAAGGTCCCCATCAGAAACTTTGGTTTGTTTAGCTTTCActgcagatcttgtcctcttggctagtaTGGGTTCAGCAGCTACAGGTACAGAGGAGGACTTCTTGGAGGAAGTCTTGGGTTTCTTAGGCTTGTgtgtaggaacctccactgttgtacccctctattgatggaccagttccatctcttCTTCCTCAACAGCCTCTGAGGATTTTGcaacctttccctttcccttatcctttttccttttcttgctttcttctaaagCCTTTTGTAGATCAGCTTCACTTTGTTTTACCCTACTTCTTGTGGCTCTACCCCTAGGAACTGAATAGGTAGTAGGTTTTGCGGATGAGGCTTTTCTTTTCTTGGATGGCTTGGGAACATTTGGGGTTTTTTGTGTAGTAGCGTTacgtttctttgggtcataacttgccccaacctttttTAGTAGGTCAGCCAAGGTTtcttcagtagatgaaacaagttcatctctttgtttgcttagatgaaccaacccctcagtTGCTTCCCCTGAatcacttccccctgacttcatgccactctcATCTAACCTATCTTGTGCAACCCCACATATAGCAAGAACTGCTCCCTTCCCttttcccctctcttcaccacatgcaccatttctctctttttctttttcagacttctttttacctccactcctactcATCTCAGGCAACTCAACATCCCTAATGggtccaaccagaacaaacctagtttctaagTTTTCAACCACAGAAGAACTTACCTCAGAAGGAGATTCTTGAGTCTTTTCATAGTCAGAAGACCCATGTCCATCTCCCTCAGTCGCGGATTGAAAGGATTCAGACTCAGAGCTAGAATCAGACTTTGGAGCTGGGCTTTctttcacttggctagctttcaacctttcatttaaAACCTTCCTCAGAGCCCCAGATGTTATAgtttttcgagcaagcattttctgccttcgaaacctaggttttggagATACATTATGTGGAGTagatgaggatgaatttgagggagatggtggtggaggagttcCAAGATGATCTCGTGGGTTAGACATGATTCtttgtttcttgagagaatttgggaattttggagaaaAGGGCAATTAGAATTCAAGAGAAATTTTTGACGGTTATAGAATTATGAAGAAGACTGGAGATGTGTGTGTATTTAAAGCGAATTAGACATTAAATAAGTAACGACAGCTTTTTCAGGGGTcaaatagaagtctaatcaaactaAAATTCCAGAATTTTAATGATAGATTTGGTTTCCCTAGATATTAGGCAAAAATCACGGTTTAGAGTTTTAGATGGACGGAACTGGTTTAATTCTcaacggatagaattttctaggaacttgacaagtataggacttctactcatgattgaattattaatctttct
This region includes:
- the LOC138875369 gene encoding protein gar2-like is translated as MSNPRDHLGTPPPPSPSNSSSSTPHNVSPKPRFRRQKMLARKTITSGALRKVLNERLKASQVKESPAPKSDSSSESESFQSATEGDGHGSSDYEKTQESPSEVSSSVVENLETRFVLVGPIRDVELPEMSRSGGKKKSEKEKERNGACGEERGKGKGAVLAICGVAQDRLDESGMKSGGSDSGEATEGLVHLSKQRDELVSSTEETLADLLKKVGASYDPKKRNATTQKTPNVPKPSKKRKASSAKPTTYSVPRGRATRSRVKQSEADLQKALEESKKRKKDKGKGKVAKSSEAVEEEEMELVHQ